One Aegilops tauschii subsp. strangulata cultivar AL8/78 chromosome 7, Aet v6.0, whole genome shotgun sequence genomic window carries:
- the LOC141026894 gene encoding putative FBD-associated F-box protein At5g56690, whose protein sequence is MGSDLTHTRKRPRHYYHGQVIKKTRAKVQFADLPDDLLSMILSKLPLKEAARTVILSSKWNDVWRVCPKLRFDGFTVCSDIVFGGEQYTQKFIDNVNAVMQKHQCMVVEELVIKFGFDHRVLDHINTWVAFAISSRTKSLALDLGPVDIQGRIDQYRFPVEPLDNRSISRLRHLQLSIASFELPPQFSGFPNLRAHDLHLVNVTRKDLQDMLSNCINLEWFSMVRCHLNDELIVARPLSNLIYLRVAHCKITKIVLHAVELKTFLFYGRLYPIDLGHTPKLKHTFLDIYSLLTVEHALTVLPKVLPSVQDLTLHAHFTLKMPLLMEIHASFPS, encoded by the exons ATGGGCAGCGATCTAACACACACGAGAAAAAGACCGAGGCACTACTACCACGGGCAAGTCATTAAGAAAACGAGAGCAAAGGTTCAGTTTGCAGACCTTCCTGATGATCTGCTGTCTATGATTCTATCAAAATTGCCACTGAAGGAAGCTGCAAGAACCGTTATTCTGTCAAGTAAATGGAACGACGTGTGGAGAGTTTGCCCCAAACTGAGATTTGATGGCTTCACAGTGTGCAGTGACATCGTGTTTGGGGGAGAACAGTACACTCAGAAATTCATTGACAATGTTAATGCAGTCATGCAGAAGCATCAGTGCATGGTCGTTGAAGAGCTCGTGATCAAATTTGGGTTTGACCACAGGGTACTAGATCATATCAATACCTGGGTTGCTTTTGCTATATCATCGCGGACAAAGAGCCTTGCCCTTGATTTAGGACCAGTCGACATCCAAGGTCGTATTGATCAGTACAGATTTCCGGTCGAGCCTTTAGACAACAGAAGCATATCCCGGCTTCGTCATCTTCAACTTAGCATTGCATCATTTGAACTACCCCCTCAATTCAGCGGTTTCCCGAATCTGAGAGCACATGACTTGCACTTGGTAAATGTCACTCGGAAGGATCTTCAAGACATGCTGTCAAATTGCATTAATCTTGAGTGGTTCAGTATGGTTAGATGCCATTTGAATGATGAACTGATAGTAGCTCGTCCATTGTCAAACCTGATATACCTGCGTGTTGCACACTGCAAGATAACCAAGATAGTACTCCATGCGGTGGAACTCAAAACTTTCTTATTCTATGGACGTCTGTATCCAATCGACCTTGGGCATACTCCCAAACTGAAGCACACATTTCTTGATATCTATTCCCTGTTAACTGTTGAGCATGCTTTGACTGTGCTTCCCAAAGTGCTTCCAAGTGTTCAAGATCTGACATTGCATGCTCATTTTACTCTTAAG ATGCCTTTGTTGATGGAAATCCATGCAAGTTTTCCCAGTTGA
- the LOC120968039 gene encoding F-box/LRR-repeat protein At3g26922-like has protein sequence MGSYESYQGKVFKKTRANVQFTDLPEDMLPMVLSKLPLKDAVRSGILSSKWKDRWMLCPKLRFDVLTVSKNVFYEQQYTQKFIKTVNAVMQQHQGMVVEELMIKFEFDCRILDHTNSWVAFAVSSRTKSLALDIAPTDYFGRTDQCRFPLELLDNGSIFQLRHLKLSFASFELPPQFSGFPNLRTLDLYLLRVSRKDLQDMLSNCINLEWFSMFRCHLNDELTVACPLSKLLYFRVVHCRITKIALNAAKLKTFIFYGRLYPVDLGDAPNLKHAFLDFYTPVTPEHALTILPKVLPSVQDLTLRASFELKMPLLMETSCKFSHLKCLDLWLILDDKEVDNILSLASLLRAAPFVEMLGMNFRVFGVPHHVSEPIKSITKCPHNHLKNLHITGFSGTTTQLEFLVHVVESAHALEILTINGPNIARRDDKWLIRFRSLVRELERKYLHEIISPNVKLSIFFRNSKMLEGQKHMSFLEEIDAAILYYATHQ, from the exons ATGGGTTCCTATGAATCCTACCAAGGAAAAGTCTTTAAGAAAACCAGAGCAAATGTTCAGTTTACAGACCTTCCTGAGGATATGCTACCTATGGTTCTATCAAAGTTGCCACTAAAGGATGCTGTAAGGAGTGGCATTCTATCAAGTAAATGGAAAGATAGGTGGATGTTATGCCCCAAACTAAGATTTGATGTTCTCACAGTGTCCAAGAATGTGTTTTACGAACAACAATACACTCAGAAATTCATTAAGACTGTGAATGCAGTCATGCAACAACATCAGGGCATGGTTGTTGAAGAGCTCATGATCAAATTTGAGTTTGACTGCAGGATACTAGATCATACCAATTCGTGGGTTGCTTTTGCTGTATCATCGCGGACGAAGAGCCTTGCCCTTGATATAGCACCAACCGATTACTTCGGTCGTACTGATCAGTGCAGATTTCCGCTCGAGCTTTTAGACAACGGAAGCATATTTCAGCTTCGTCATCTAAAACTTAGCTTTGCATCATTTGAACTGCCCCCTCAATTCAGCGGTTTTCCAAATCTGAGAACACTTGACTTGTACTTGTTACGTGTCAGCCGGAAGGATCTTCAAGATATGCTGTCAAATTGCATTAATCTTGAGTGGTTCAGTATGTTTAGATGCCACCTGAATGATGAGCTGACAGTAGCTTGTCCATTGTCAAAGTTATTATACTTCCGTGTTGTGCACTGCAGGATAACAAAGATAGCACTCAATGCGGCAAAACTCAAAACTTTCATTTTCTATGGGCGTCTGTATCCTGTTGACCTTGGGGATGCTCCAAACTTGAAACACGCATTTCTTGATTTCTATACCCCAGTGACTCCTGAACATGCTTTGACTATACTTCCCAAAGTGCTTCCAAGTGTTCAGGATCTGACATTGCGTGCTTCTTTTGAACTCAAG ATGCCCTTGTTGATGGAGACCTCTTGCAAGTTTTCCCACTTAAAATGTTTAGATTTGTGGTTGATTTTAGATGACAAAGAAGTTGACAATATTCTGTCTTTGGCCTCACTTTTGAGGGCTGCTCCTTTCGTTGAAATGTTAGGGATGAAT TTTCGTGTTTTTGGTGTCCCACATCATGTCTCAGAGCCTATTAAAAGCATTACCAAGTGTCCACATAATCATTTGAAGAACCTGCATATTACAGGATTTTCTGGAACAACAACACAACTTGAATTTCTAGTGCATGTTGTTGAAAGTGCCCATGCCCTGGAGATTTTGACGATTAATGGACCTAACATAGCTCGCCGTGATGATAAATGGCTAATAAGATTCCGTTCCCTAGTTCGAGAACTGGAGAGAAAATATCTTCATGAAATAATTTCACCAAATGTGAAGCTCTCCATTTTCTTCCGGAATTCTAAAATGctggaaggacagaaacacatgaGTTTTCTGGAAGAAATCGACGCCGCCATATTATATTATGCAACTCATCAATGA